In Lasioglossum baleicum chromosome 1, iyLasBale1, whole genome shotgun sequence, the genomic window AACATTTCGTTTAAGTTTTTTGTATTGTAGTCTTGCTCAATTGCATCCGACAATTTGACAGTGTGCGTAGGCTGTTATAAATAAACGTTGATATCATATTTCTAATTATTGTTGCCACGTGCAACGAAagatatttattacaatattactaAAAGCTAAATCATCTCTAGAGCATGCTACGATATGTCGTGCTTTATATGTTGTTAAGTAAATTAATCGTAAATAATAACGATATTTGTAGTTGACAGAGTTTATCGTAACGGGGTTCGTTCAAAGTGATTTGAAATTCCCGCTAAATGAAACACGCGAGTGGCGCGCATCGACGAAGCATCGTACAATACGTAACctcgatctcgagatatttataATAGACCATAGGCTGTGTAGAGCATAACCTATCGCGTTGTTTCTCCTACGTTGCGTGCCGTAAATAGTGATCTGAGAAACCGGTGTTTCATGTTTTTCTCATTGTTTTTCATAATATTGTGAGAGAGCAGAAATAAAAGCCCGAAAAATGGACGAACTGGTCGAGCCGATGGACGTGGAAATGGTCCCCGCTGACGATGACAGTGAAACTGTTTATCCGGACCAGACTAACGTGAAAACACTGAATGCGAAAAATGTGCAGTCTCCCGAGGTAAATTGATAGCATACTTAATATTAAAACTATCAAACAATCGAGACGACTAGCCTGTTACTAATATTTAAAGTACTAAATATTACAAATGCGGTAATATGTACGCGTATAAATCTCGTGAAAAATGCTCGACCAAGCCTTTgtaatttaagaaatttatgaattgtaaaataaaaaatctaatatCGATCCTTTCACATAGTCCAGCAGAATTAGTGTTAATTTGTACATTGAGTTTAATTTTACTCCAATATCGAATTGTAGAGAATGCTGTATGCTTCGAAGTGTATAATATTTAACGtggtacattttatgaaacagAACAAACCGGAGAGCCGTTACGAGAATCGTGGCGGAACATTTACAACAGGCATCGATATATTCAGCAAAGAAGAACAGTTGAAAATGGAGGAAAGAGCAAAGCGATTTGGGTTAACGGAGAAGGTGAATAGTACCTTGTCGAATCAGGAGCAAGACTTATATTCTAGGTGAAAATCCATATTAATGTTGATTCGATCGGATGGCATGCAACGATAATTATCGAGTAAAATAATTATGATTTTTAGTATGGGCATTGTAGAAGATAACGAGAACACCAAGAACTTCAGACGGAATGTGATACACATGAGAGGAACGGAGGAGATGAGCACTAAAGATGTGTTCAATTATTTTGAGTATTACGCTCCGGCATCCATAGAATGGATCAATGATGTTTCGTGTAAGAATAATTTATAACCGCTTCTTAACTTCTCGAATGCCAATTTTTGCAGAAAGACTGCTATTGGTATAAACGAAATGGGATACTTCATTcgtcatgactagactgcggatgtttatgcaaaataaaaaatatatgcatTGATTGCTAAACACAGCAgcgaaatataaatttctttcttttaattatcttattaaggtgaaactaatagactggtggccttaaatctttttaacatgtccactgttttaaattgaacgtacccacttttgtcataaatgcataaaatccgcagtctagccatGACCAATGAACATATTACAAAACAGCTACTCGTTGCGAGCATACACTATAATGCTtctgtttaaaaatatttagaatgAGATTTCATATGTTTAGCCGTCGGACCAACCGCGATCTCCGGAGGGTTAAGTAGAACATGATACTAACGTAGAATTGATTGCAGGCAATGTGGTGTGGTTAGACAATGTGTCAGCAGCTAGAGCTATGATAGCATTGTCAAAAAGAATTGTGGGTTTGGACAAACAGAATCAAAAAAATGCTCATACACACGAGGAGAATAATCCAGACGAGGAGAATAATGTAACAAATGAAAGTTGCACGGTGGAAATGGACGAGGATAACGATAGTACAAAAGACATGTCGCAGGGTGATTATATAAGCATCAAGGATATAGACTGTCCTGTACCTCCTGGTTTATGGAGAAAAGGTATAGATTATGCAAAATCCAAAACAATACTCCTCAGATTCGCTACCAGAGCCGATAAGAAACAACCGAATGCAGAAAAAATGAGTGACTACTACAAGAAATATGGTAATCCCAATTTTGGAGGTAATGCTAGccattacaaaaaaaatttatcaaCGTATAATGAACACTGGTTAAATCAAGGTATCTTTTTACAGGTGTCAAAGGTATTTTAACCGAGTCCCGTAAGAGAATGTATAAACAAATCAGACAAAGCAAAAAGAGATTCAAAGAAGAGGTACCTGAAGATTCTAAAGACAAGAAACGCGTAAAGAATCCGTGGGGGGCATTATCGGAGAGCTGGGGTCTCAACGACTTTATGGAAGACGATTTTGGGACGAAACCCGAACAAAAAGATCAGGGTCGCAGTGTAAAGGAGAGACTGGGTATGAAGTATCCAACGAAAGAGCCGACACCCGCAGAGGAACCAGAAAGCAGCGAGAGCAGCGATAGTGAGAACGATTGGTGCAAAAGAAACAAAGTATTACGGATGCGAATGCACGCGGATGACGAGGAGGAGAAGATACACAAGAAGCGCGCGAAAATCCGGCAGCAAGTTAGTAGATTCTTGATTTTCTGTGGTTCACTACAAGTCTCGTCTATTTCATTCGTACAAACGATCAGATCAGAGTTATTAGTAATTATTACTAGTTACTTGATCATAAAGATTCTACCTTACACTATAATTTAGATTATTTCAAAATGAATAGATTGATATATTCGTTGCCGCTAATTGTACGGCAATCATTTCTAAGCGCAATCGATAGCGCCGGTCATGGATGACCATCGAGGCAGTTAACGTGTCAATGGCTGTTAAAGACTACGTATCCGAAGGGAAATTTGTTGAcatgttgttatttatttatagacgcTGTTGAACAACTTAACCAAGGGTAGTGATTTACGATCAAGGCTTGGCAGACCTCGTCAAGAAACGCAGTTCCGTGACGCAATCCAAGTAGTTGTAACGAACACGAATGCAACGAAATCGAATTCGTTGAAGCCTAACGAGTCGGAGGTAGGTCGTTAAAATCCACTTATGTTACAAATTTGATCGGGCGAAGGTGGACCGTTAAACACAGTTTCGTTTCATAGGAGGAAGATGGTGAAATTGTAGAAGACGACAAAGTTCGGGAGAAAGAGGAAGGCGAATGGCAAGAGTCCGACGAGGAAGAACAAGAGGAGGAAGCGGAGGAGGAAGACTATAGCGACGACGACAGCGATGGACCGGCGAAAGAGGTTCAAGGGCCTAAAGGCAGTGTAATAAAAGTGGTTCAGCATAAACCACGCGTCGCATCCACCGTGTGGGCAAGATTAAACAACGTGAAAAGCGAAGTCACCGACAGTTCTGTCAAAGACAGGTAACGATTTCAGTTAACGAATgcggaaaaggaaagaaaattgaTCTTCTAAATGCAAGAATTTTTTACAGGCAACCGAGGGAACGAGATTTGAGGAGTACACTGAAAAGTGGTGATCTGCGATCCCGAATCGGTAATCATACAAGAGGACGTTCTCCTTTGAGGATAGAAGTGAAAAATGACAAATACACGGAAGGCAGTGAGTCggaataattgttaattattcGGACGAACGAAAGCGAGAGACACGGTTGTGATGTTACGTTTCAGTCATGAACGTGGTATGGTGCAAACTTTATAATTGGTGTATAAACAAAGTATAGAAAGTGCACTCATTACTCAGGTAACTGTTGACGGACATTGATTAGGATATTTTCGGACAGCTGAAGTAGACAAATGTCGAATGCAGTTGAATTGTTACATCGATGGTGATGTTCGTTGCGTAAGGTGTTTACTTATGCTTTTACTCTAGAACACAGTGTATTCTATGTGAAGTTTATGATTTGACACTGCCGAAGATTTAAGAACACTAATCTTCCTAAATTTCTTATTTCCGCTGCGCAATTTGAATTCGTTTTTTTACCATATTGGAGCGTTGTATTTGACATCATCTTCACGATCTTGAAACGGTATAAAACGAACGGGTAATGAGTGCTTCCAGGAATGTATATAAACATTATCTAGCATATAGAGAGATAATAAGGAAAAAACAGATTTTCAGTAACATAATCAGTACAGGGAAGtagaatgtatttttaaatatttgtttgtGTAATTTCAACATGCATGATTAAAAATTAGGGATGATCAGACTGTAAGTAtttcgtctaggagaaaaaatattttcaggcAATGCCCGAtggagaaaaagaaacaaatttttttatcccGTTGAAAAGGAAATTAtgcaaacaaatatttcattgaacgtgcattaaaaacaacatcgtaattttagaatttaatttcTCTTTCGAAACATCTCGGTAGTAAAAATAATTGGAGAAGGAAAAAACTTCAAGATATTCAATtgtacataaaaaaaaaataaacttgtACGCGATTAGTGCGATACGTACAGAGCATTTAGAGTATATTTTCCTTATGTATTTTGCAAATAATGACATACTTCGAGATCTGTGATTTCTTAGAAATGTACGTTTAAAATAGAGGAAAAAATAGGAGAGAAGAAACGATTCGAACCAGTAGTTCATCTAAcgttttgttaaacaataaacaAAAGGTTGAATGTAATTTTTTACATATCCTTTGTGACAGAAGACAGTCAAAGAAACGATTGAAGTCGAGTGAATAGGGTTAAGAATAATTGTGACATCGATTCCGAATAATTGACCAATAAAGCCGCTTTTATATTAGCACAATAATACTTTGAATAGTCatttaaaatacaataattgataattacgatctcaatacatatatacatatatcaatacgtatatgtataatatatatatacatatatatctcaTTTACACGAATAACAATTATTCGGATAAGTGGCTGTagtttaattgaaaaaatgaaagatTTTTCGTTGAAGAACACAGTGAATTATCGGAATATAATTCTTTAGCCGCATTCATAGATTTCTACGTCGCTTTGAATCTTTATACTAATATGCTATACCTTTTCGTCTAGAACAAAACTCCTTTGTTCTAAcgttttaacactagaactaccagacAGCTCgaacattttatgtattttatagattttttatcTCACGATCATTGAAATCATAGAGGTGGTTCCGTAGGAAATATTAAATGCATTTATTTGTGCGCGTATTCGAATAAAGATCGTCTCGAATCTCGACGAATGTTATATATTCtctcaatttttataatcgACTAAAAATTAATCACTCCGACTGCTCGGTACTTCTAGCATCAAACCGACTcggagaaatgcataaaattgctCATCGACTAGAAACAAATTGTAATACAGTCGAAGACACTAAGATTTATGAATGCAGCTGGAGGCACGAGGTAATTCAAATGCATTAACAAACGAGATACGATATTTCTGATATGACTGAGCGTTTTCATATagctatgtgtttttttttaaagttataGCTACGTGCTACGTTTAAAACGTGAATATTGGAAAACCATTTTCTAACTAACGCCACTAGCTGTGAATCGACAGTCTAACATCGTGTCTAAAGTTTTCATAACATTTTGTTAATTGCAATGGTCTATTTGCGCGTGTACTAGCCTCTGAATCCTACGTTTGCTCGTCTCCGCTCATcggatcaaaaatatcaatctcGTTTGTTAAAAGGCAATCGTGCAAGACATCGTAGATTTCGTTCCTCTATCTTACATAAAAACTGTTAATAATTGTTCTCTAATTACTGCAACTGTCTTTGTCGAAAACCACGCGTTTCACCGTCCGTGcgaatctttctctctctctctctctctctcatgctctttctccctcttttctctctcgctcccaTACGTACTCGCTCTTCTCGCGACTCTTTTTTTGGTTTTTCTCATATCActgtttttatcataaatgacGTATAACATTGAAAATTCATAGacgaaatatttgttttcaatattcgGAATATATAAGATATGAACCGGCAACAACAACAAATACACGCAACGTTAAGTATATATATTAGGCCTGATTGAATTGATCAGATGTCTATCAATTTATGTTAAACGCTACGATCTATCGTTGCTCGCATTCGACTTGCATCCTGTGCCCGTTTTCTGCGCGATAACGGTGATCCATTCAGATTCGTCGGTTAAATAGTTCAATTAGCTACCGGCGATTAGCTCCTTTCACGGTCAATTAAAACATTCGTTATCTTCAGATAATCGTAAAACATACTTCCACGGAAATCGCGGGTGTGCGCAGAGTGCATCCTATTCGACGCGCGTGCATCTTGATCACGGTAAATGTGAAATATCTCCTTTACTGTTTGTCATATATGTTTCTTAGAGAAATTTTCCTATCGGAAACCTGTTGTTAGATGTTTTAATCATTTGATACCGAAAAGAAGCTTCGTAATTAACACTCTTGAATAAAAATCGATTGTTTTTCCCATGAATAAATGCATTTTAGAAGACCAATAATTCGTCACCGTTGGACAAAGTCGTAAAAAGAAGTCCcgtattctatatatttttccgtgtttttcctgttttatgcaatttatgaaCACTGCTGTTCAAAGGCTTGAATATAAATGAACCGTGCTCGCGCGACGATCAAGTGAAAAGATCGAAAGCGATTCAGTGGGTAATTGAACGCTGCCTGAAGTATTAATTACAGCGGCGGGTGATAAAAGGCTGATTAAAATCCGCGAGGAAAACGAAACTTTTGGACAGCAGTGTGCGTGCTCGAACGAATGATTTGAGCGTGAAAGGCGATTTGGAAGACCGATATCGCGAGTCGGGCAACCGGTCTAATTAATTTCTCCTCGGTTTTCTCGAGGCAGCTCGTGAAAATTATTCGACAAACATATGTCGCAGTGCTAATCGTCCGACGGTTTCGTTTAAATGCTATGAGACTGTGGATTAACGTTGGATTACATACACGTGTATATATATTCACGAAAGTCTGATACATAGACACTGTACACGCAGAAATGATTTTTTGAATATATTCGCTCCACTGAAAAACAGTCCGCCATTAAACGCGCTCGGAATTGCTAACACCCTTTGTGTCCTGGACCATGTTCTCAATTCTCACTGCTCCGCAAATACAAGCAACGCAAGTACTCGATACGCGGTTTACGTTTGCGGGTAATGGCGGTGCTCGAAATTAAGTTAACACGCTAAGCGAGGCGTGATCTatatataattatgtaaaagttgGACTTTGAAGtttttgatattttaaatagatAGACAACGGTGTATAAAgtgaaatctgaataaataatgattattatatcgagatagactgcggatttttgcgTTTGTGACAGAGATGGATAGGCACAATTTAAAATTGTGAAATGATTAAGAGAAGATATAGACGTATTAATGTATTACTTCCAAATTActacaattattaaagaaagtactttttacttggctcctgttcCTTAATTGTccagaaactttttattttgcataaagacccgcaatcTAATATTATTAACCCTCCAGGGAAGACGTCGGCACATCACGCACCTATACATttacgaatatttaaaaattgattgccCATAGTCGTACACTTTCATCCTGTACCATTTACTTTCAAGACCTCGACCGCagttatgaaaaatatcaaaaattcgAAACAATGATGTCCACATACAATATCTATTCTACAGAAAGAAATCGAGGAAAGAGCGATCAGGCGTCGTCCTCGAAGGGTTGAAAAGGGTTTATCTTTGCTGAGAACGAACAAAATAAAATGCTCAGCGTGTGCTAAATCAACAGTTGAAAATGATCCTTGCACATTAGGTTCGCAGAAGCATTTCAATGTAAACTGTACGTTGAAGAGCTTCCAGGACGCGAAGGGTGAAAGAGAGAATCTTGGAAGGATACGAGGAAGAAAGAGTTGATCATCGATTGTTGATTACGCCACAGATTATTGCCCTTACAACGAAACGAAGTAACACTGAATTGCATTAACTGGAAAACTGGTTACAGTTCGTAATACCCGTATAATTGAACTTGCTGGTGACAGTATCGCCGCCATTCCTGGGCTTCTATCGAGAACAATTATATCCCATTGCGCGAAACTAATATAAAGCGAACGATTACAGCTGTATCGGATCATTGCGCTTCGCTCAGAGACTTTCTTCCTCTATTCTCCTGCAAATCGACTCGCATTCGAGGCATTCGAAAGCACTGAACTACACTGTCCGTATATCCGCTAAACACGCCTAATCACCGTTGTTCGCACGAATGATACTTAAACTCGGTAAATTCGTTAAAAAATCGACCGGCCTAGGTACAAATCAACTAGCTAGAACTATATCGGACAGACGACAAAACGTCGCGTTTCTCTTTTCTTACGTTAGAATTATTGACATCAACCGAGGCGTCTTCGTTGCAAATCGttaaataaatcaatcattttcGTAGGAAGTCACAAATCAGTCGTTCCGGCTACTCCGCAGTTTCGAACAGGTTCGAAGTGCAAAGTATTtctcataaatagactgcggatttgacatAATCGAAACGGATGGGTGCGTCGTTTCAAACGGTGGTAAGATTAAAAGAAATTGAGAACGTCGACAGATTTTCTTCGGACTTGATAAGACAAAAAAGGGCACAAACAATGCAcagcattttcattttgcagagaaatccgcagtctactcgtaaaCGTTCAGTACGATCGAGCCGAGAAATACGATCGTTTCACGCATCGAGAATGACGCGTACATGCCGACGATTGCAAAAGTGGCCCCGAGTCATACGTTTGTCGTTTCCAACGTGAAATCGCGAGGAACAAAACGACAAATTCGATTCttccgaattttttcgacgGGCCCCTTTGGCGACTATCGGCACGTATATGTTCGCGAACTGGGTCCTCTTCGATTTCGCGGGTGAATCGCGAATTCGCAATCCGATTCTCTAATGGGAATCGGCGCGTCGTTTCACATAATGTTGGCCGATTACTAATTTCCATGGGTGAAATCACCGTCTAAAAATCCAGACGACGTCAACGTTACGGTTATAGTAACAAGGACACGATGTATAAAAAGCCGCGTGTTAGATCGTTGCCTTCGGTGGAACGCGCGCGCGTTAGCGCCTCTGTTCAATTGGAAAGTAAAAAGCAACGATCTCTTTTCAACAACAAATAAAAGAACTAACCCCAAACGTAAAATGGTCATATTATTGTAAAAGCTGTATCAAAAATCGTCTCGTGTATATCCGTTCAACGGATATCGAATTCCCGAAAATTAGTCAAAAATTCTCTCGTCCGTTTCGAATCGACGCGACGACGACTCCATTATTAGAGAGTCTTCCCGAGTCTTCTTGTTCTTATCAATTCTCTGTAATCTCTTCCGATCGATCTACTCGAGTACACTCTTATTTCTCTGTGACTCTCCAGTCGTAAACGGTAGCAAGGCTGAATCGATAATCCGATACTCTTCTCAAGGCTCTGTAAAACAAAACACGCTGAGAAATCGAAGAGGACACTCGCCAGGCAAGTGTACAATATTCTCTTTCAGTATCGTGCTCGAGTCATCGGTAAAAGGGGACACCGTTCGATTCGGAGGCACCCAGGTGTCGCCTTTTTTAACCCAGATATGCCTGTGCGTCGTCCTTTCAGGAGGATATCGCCCCAGCGCGTGTTCTGCAATCTTGCTTCCGCTTCTTATTGTTTTTGTTATTCGTACGACAACtaatcgaaaaacagaaataacgACGAGAAAGTTCACGTATTGGGCACATCTGGGCTAAGCTTCCGCAGGAAACTCGCAGAGAACGCATCGATGCCTCGAGTATAACATAGAGACAGGCACCATTTTATTCGAACAACGAACTACGAATAGAAATAGTACGTAATAaatagactacggatgtttatTGTATTTACAGTGAAGTCTCTTTCTAATTTTGATGTTGCCTCTACTCGGACTCTCTTCGTCAAGAAAATAAGTTCAAAACCCCGTAAGATCGGagatcgcataaagatccgcagtccagtgatcgATAAGTATATTATAGGCGAGAGAAAATCGTTTGTCTTGCACTCGTTGAATCGCGACAAAAAGTTTTGCTTGCCCACCTCCCGGGCGGAAGTACGAATTACACACACACCATCGACGTGTTTGTCAAGAACATTTTATTGGATGCATCGAAGAACGTGAGATCTGATAGTTCGAGGGAGGCAAAGTGTTTCGCACTGAATATCTTTCGACGAATCGTTATTAATCCTTCCCTTTTTTTCTTGCGGTTTTCCTCTACCgattattttcttcttcttttgttttgttttgCGCTCCTGCTAGTCTATCGCTTCGCATCAAGCATTCTCTCCTGCATACTTTCTCGCTTTCacatattctctctctctctctctctctctctctctctctctctctctctctctctctctctctttcactatTTAACAAGATTCCTCGACTTGGACCGTCATCGACAAACGACGCTCCGCATTTTTCCCGTAATCGCGCGTACGCACGGATACATAGAGATTTCCTTTCGGAGACAAGAATAAATATGTCTTTCTTTCGCTGTTCCAAGCCTTGTCCTCGTCGCCCGATTGTCATCAATTAGCAAGGTTCTCCGAGCCACGCTAACAATCTCGTAGACAATGGAACCCCTGCACTACCAACGTGTTCGACAACCAATCGGACTGCTCGATCTTTACACGTTTCTCATCTTCTTCTTTTCATGCGAATCATTTCGAAGAAATCAAGCGCGGACATCGAGCTAAGCGAAACGAgatttcaattgtaatttttgcaaTCCTTGAAGTTTCGCGTCGATTCGTTGCCACTTTGGTTTCTCCGTTGCTAGTCAAAGATTCCTCTACTATTACGGCTCATTCGATCAACGTTGCGCAACATTTCACACTTTGATCGTTCTCGAAGCTTTCTAGGCACGCTTTTCCACGCCTTTGCTCGTGCCTCGATCAAAGCTTGCATTTTTCCGCGCCGGTCTCTATCGTTCTATCGCGATCGGATAGAGTTCGCCCGTCGACGATCGCACTCGCGTCAGGGACTGGAAAGGTACGGGAAATAACTGTATCAAACTGTTATCTATATATGTTCTAATTGAAACAGTTTCGAAGAACCGACATAATGTTACAACTAGTCTGCGAAACTTATTcatctgaaataaaaattgtttccgtGCATTGTGAGCAATGTCGTTTGATCTTTGCACTGTTTGAAGTTGCAcccatccatttttgtcataaacacaTATAACTCGCAGTCGAGTTATAAGATTATTTCGGTTTTTcgtaactgtttcgagaaccgaAACCGATGTTACAACTGTTTTCGATCCCTGGCTCGCGTACAAATGGAACGCGCGATCGGATCGGCGCGTGTCTCATTCGCCCGGCACGTTAATTAGGAGTACGTTGAATACCAAACAAGAAATCGTTAGAACATTACAACACGTACACTTAGAGCGAAGAAACACGAATCGAAACGAGAACATTTTACAATACACCTAACCGACATGGTGAGAGTTTGAATATCCGGAAGCCCCGCGTGCAAGATGGACGTCGGTCCTCTCTGGAGGGTACTAAACGAGAAGAACGTGCCTCAGAACAATTGCGTGTCGGAAAATGATCCCTCAGGGATATCGGCTCCGTTTACGAAAACAAGATCGTAGGACGTAAAATGGAACGAAAGAAATATGGGCGTGGCATGCATACGTATTCTAGCGTGTATAGTTGGTTCGGAAGtgtaaaaaaatatagaaaaagtaCGCATAAGACACCATTCAAACAAACACCATGCGCTTCGCACAATAATGGCAGTATATCAGTGTAATAATACCAGTAGATTGTGAAACAAGACGCAATTAAATGGCTTAGAAGAACTGGAAGCTCCATCGAATGCAATTAACTATGAATAAACGTTTGGGTTTTTTTCTCCGATGTTTTTCTTACTGCGCCACTCACTCGCTCTTTCTCGCACACGCACGAGTTCTCTCACTCCCTCTTTTTCTTCCAGCCTTCCTTATCTAGCGGTatctctccttttctctctctcgctcgctcccaCTCTCTTTCCTCTACAAGCTATACAGTTCATTAAAAGGCAGAAAAGGATTTCTGCAAGGTACGTAACTACCGTAATAAGAATGATGACACTGGATTACGTAACGCAAGGAAACTATCTTCGCAAAATACTTCTCGATGACTCTTCCTCAATGGCTGTTTGGTTTTTTTGCCGCACGCTCGACAACGTCGCGTCAATGTCTCTCAATGAAATGTTGTTCGCGAGAAGATTTTCTCAAGTGACCTCCTAGGATTTCGATGAAACACACGTGTAACGTAGAATTGAAAAATCTATTCGGTAGAGCGAAGATAGCCCTCGTAATTCAGGGCGAAAGAAGTAAGTGTCGAATATATTCTTGAGTTCTCTACATGTAGTGTATGCAAGTTTTagcggaatcgaaggagaccgCTTCAGCAACGCTCCTTCCAAGTCCT contains:
- the LOC143212487 gene encoding uncharacterized protein LOC143212487 isoform X2 translates to MDELVEPMDVEMVPADDDSETVYPDQTNVKTLNAKNVQSPENKPESRYENRGGTFTTGIDIFSKEEQLKMEERAKRFGLTEKVNSTLSNQEQDLYSSMGIVEDNENTKNFRRNVIHMRGTEEMSTKDVFNYFEYYAPASIEWINDVSCNVVWLDNVSAARAMIALSKRIVGLDKQNQKNAHTHEENNPDEENNVTNESCTVEMDEDNDSTKDMSQGDYISIKDIDCPVPPGLWRKGIDYAKSKTILLRFATRADKKQPNAEKMSDYYKKYGVKGILTESRKRMYKQIRQSKKRFKEEVPEDSKDKKRVKNPWGALSESWGLNDFMEDDFGTKPEQKDQGRSVKERLGMKYPTKEPTPAEEPESSESSDSENDWCKRNKVLRMRMHADDEEEKIHKKRAKIRQQTLLNNLTKGSDLRSRLGRPRQETQFRDAIQVVVTNTNATKSNSLKPNESEEEDGEIVEDDKVREKEEGEWQESDEEEQEEEAEEEDYSDDDSDGPAKEVQGPKGSVIKVVQHKPRVASTVWARLNNVKSEVTDSSVKDRQPRERDLRSTLKSGDLRSRIGNHTRGRSPLRIEVKNDKYTEGSESE
- the LOC143212487 gene encoding uncharacterized protein LOC143212487 isoform X1 is translated as MDELVEPMDVEMVPADDDSETVYPDQTNVKTLNAKNVQSPENKPESRYENRGGTFTTGIDIFSKEEQLKMEERAKRFGLTEKVNSTLSNQEQDLYSSMGIVEDNENTKNFRRNVIHMRGTEEMSTKDVFNYFEYYAPASIEWINDVSCNVVWLDNVSAARAMIALSKRIVGLDKQNQKNAHTHEENNPDEENNVTNESCTVEMDEDNDSTKDMSQGDYISIKDIDCPVPPGLWRKGIDYAKSKTILLRFATRADKKQPNAEKMSDYYKKYGNPNFGGVKGILTESRKRMYKQIRQSKKRFKEEVPEDSKDKKRVKNPWGALSESWGLNDFMEDDFGTKPEQKDQGRSVKERLGMKYPTKEPTPAEEPESSESSDSENDWCKRNKVLRMRMHADDEEEKIHKKRAKIRQQTLLNNLTKGSDLRSRLGRPRQETQFRDAIQVVVTNTNATKSNSLKPNESEEEDGEIVEDDKVREKEEGEWQESDEEEQEEEAEEEDYSDDDSDGPAKEVQGPKGSVIKVVQHKPRVASTVWARLNNVKSEVTDSSVKDRQPRERDLRSTLKSGDLRSRIGNHTRGRSPLRIEVKNDKYTEGSESE